The following proteins come from a genomic window of Maylandia zebra isolate NMK-2024a linkage group LG22, Mzebra_GT3a, whole genome shotgun sequence:
- the dpm3 gene encoding dolichol-phosphate mannosyltransferase subunit 3 → MTKLLQWLFGVSLLGALWALVTFDLLDLSLPQTYREVAWPMPFYLLISFGCYSLATVGYRVATFNDCEQAAKELQEQIKEAKEDLRRKGLKI, encoded by the coding sequence ATGACCAAACTTCTGCAGTGGCTGTTCGGTGTGTCGCTGCTGGGAGCACTCTGGGCTTTGGTCACTTTTGACCTGTTGGACCTGAGCCTCCCGCAGACTTACAGAGAGGTCGCCTGGCCGATGCCTTTCTACCTGCTGATTTCATTTGGCTGCTACTCTCTGGCCACTGTGGGATACAGGGTGGCCACCTTCAATGACTGTGAGCAGGCGGCGAAAGAGCTACAGGAGCAAATTAAAGAAGCCAAGGAGGACTTAAGGagaaaaggtttaaaaatatAG